In Acidiphilium acidophilum, one genomic interval encodes:
- a CDS encoding ubiquinol oxidase subunit II produces the protein MNARLDLPAQPEAKAQPARANWRRWMGRAPMGLALLLGGCSDTHIRLFDPVGTIARAEWRFTVIDVLIMLCIILPTLIFILIAMWRYRASRQAKYDPEFTHSVRLELLMWGIPLIAVIALGYFSWQGVFGVNPYNPTILNRKTSAANPPPGGAVAVHPLIINVVATDWQWLFIYPKQKIATLNTVYVPTGRTVEFRLTATDVVNDFYIPQLIGMIDVMPGMRTKDVMRVDHPGKWIGFSADISGAGMSWMQFPTHAVSAADFKTWVAKVKGGTSRLSYAAFEKLARPTVNITHHHAIYADVEPHLFRHVITAAMDGKTYRTPIFLTKDMLRNKRDHAGYLTAYASQKS, from the coding sequence ATGAATGCCCGACTCGATTTGCCGGCCCAGCCCGAAGCGAAGGCGCAGCCCGCAAGGGCGAACTGGCGCCGCTGGATGGGCCGGGCACCGATGGGTCTGGCTTTGTTGCTCGGCGGCTGCAGCGACACCCATATCCGCCTGTTCGATCCGGTCGGCACGATCGCGCGCGCCGAATGGCGCTTCACCGTGATCGACGTGCTGATCATGCTCTGCATCATTCTGCCAACCCTGATTTTCATCCTGATCGCGATGTGGCGCTACCGGGCCTCGCGTCAGGCGAAATACGATCCCGAATTCACCCATTCGGTCCGCCTCGAATTGCTGATGTGGGGGATTCCGCTTATCGCGGTGATCGCGCTCGGCTATTTCTCCTGGCAGGGCGTGTTCGGGGTCAACCCCTATAACCCGACCATACTCAACCGGAAGACCTCGGCGGCGAACCCCCCGCCCGGCGGGGCCGTGGCGGTCCACCCGCTGATCATCAACGTGGTCGCGACCGACTGGCAATGGCTGTTCATCTATCCGAAACAAAAGATCGCGACCCTCAACACGGTCTATGTGCCGACCGGGCGGACCGTCGAATTCCGCCTGACCGCGACCGATGTGGTCAACGATTTCTATATCCCGCAACTCATCGGCATGATCGACGTGATGCCCGGCATGCGGACCAAGGACGTCATGCGGGTCGATCATCCCGGAAAATGGATCGGCTTCTCGGCGGATATCAGCGGCGCCGGCATGTCGTGGATGCAGTTTCCGACCCACGCGGTCTCCGCCGCCGATTTCAAGACATGGGTGGCCAAGGTCAAGGGCGGCACCAGCCGCCTCAGCTACGCCGCATTCGAGAAACTCGCCCGTCCCACGGTCAATATCACGCACCATCACGCGATCTACGCTGATGTCGAGCCGCATCTGTTCCGGCATGTCATCACCGCGGCGATGGACGGCAAGACCTACCGGACCCCGATTTTCCTGACCAAGGACATGCTCAGGAACAAGCGTGATCATGCCGGATATCTGACCGCCTACGCTTCGCAGAAATCATAA
- a CDS encoding manganese catalase family protein — MFYHRKETIRPVKVGTPNPVFGQYLLEQFGGATGELTAALQYWVQSFHVEDPGIRDMLQDIAIEEFSHLEMVGKLIVQHTSQKQHHKLHDVPLFAIKGIGPHFVDSQGSAWTASYINEGGNVVRDLRANIAAEAGARQTYEALIHQCDDESTRETLVHLLTREITHAQMFMKALDSLGKLTDPMFGTIQPDETVNVVYNLSQGEDMRGPWNTAPFEYVADPKPTGGKPPGMSNPDDEKTSSHAKAA; from the coding sequence ATGTTCTACCATCGCAAGGAAACCATCCGGCCCGTCAAAGTCGGGACGCCGAATCCGGTTTTCGGCCAGTATCTGCTCGAACAGTTCGGCGGCGCGACCGGTGAATTGACGGCGGCGCTCCAGTACTGGGTCCAATCCTTCCACGTCGAAGATCCCGGCATCCGTGACATGTTGCAGGACATCGCGATCGAGGAGTTCAGCCACCTCGAAATGGTCGGCAAACTCATCGTCCAGCATACCTCCCAGAAGCAGCATCACAAACTCCACGATGTGCCGCTGTTCGCAATCAAGGGCATCGGCCCGCATTTCGTCGACAGTCAGGGCTCGGCCTGGACCGCTTCCTATATCAACGAAGGCGGCAACGTGGTGCGCGATCTGCGGGCCAATATCGCTGCCGAAGCCGGGGCGCGCCAGACCTACGAAGCCCTGATCCACCAGTGCGACGATGAGAGCACCCGCGAAACCCTGGTCCATCTGCTGACCCGCGAGATCACCCACGCGCAGATGTTCATGAAAGCGCTCGATTCGCTCGGCAAACTGACCGACCCGATGTTCGGCACCATCCAGCCGGACGAGACCGTCAATGTCGTGTACAACCTGTCGCAGGGCGAGGACATGCGCGGTCCGTGGAACACCGCGCCGTTCGAATACGTCGCCGACCCGAAGCCGACCGGTGGCAAGCCGCCCGGCATGTCAAATCCCGATGACGAAAAAACCTCGTCGCACGCCAAGGCGGCCTGA